From the genome of Candidatus Cloacimonadota bacterium:
AATATATTCTTCATCCTTTTTACAACTCATCCCCTAACCCCTTCTCTTCAAAGAGAAGGGGAACTTTTATCTCCCTCTCCTCGATAGGAGAGGGTCGGGGTGAGGTCGAAAAATGCTACTTTACGGATAAACTCTAATTACGCTGATTTGTCTGATAATGGGAATAAACCGATTAAAAAAACTCCTTCGGCTATTTTTCTCTCAGTCTTTGAATGGATTCAGCAAATTGTTTTACACGTTTTTCACTCACCGCATTCTCCCAGAAACCGTCTTTCTTAAAATAAGATCCAACGATAAAACAATCGGCGAGTTCCCAATATTTTTCTATATTTTCATCGGTAATTCCCGAACCAATAATAATTGGTAAATGCGAAAAATAGCTTCGGTGCATTGCGGATGTTACCTGTTTTAAATCACCGACTGATGCTGGTAAGGAAGTTGATCTTCCGGTTACGATTATTCCGTCACTCAGCGAAAATTCAGCAGCTATTGCCATTTCTGCGAGATCTACATCGGAAGTGATGGCGTGTGAAGAATGCTTCTTTTTTATATCAGTGAAAATTGCAATATTTTCTGCACCGATCTTTTTCCGATAACGAATCAAATCCCCGGCACATCCGTCCATAAAACCTTCATCTGCTATATGCGAAAAAACAAATCCTTCTGCCCGAATGAAATCAAGATTGGCAGCTTTTGCTACAGCCACCGCTTCCCTGTTAGCCCCGGCAAGGATTTGAATACCGCAAGGTAAATTTGTGATCTGTTTTACGCGTAAAGCAATCACAGCCATAGCAGCCGTGATCTCCGGTCCGACATTCCGGTTTAGATAGGGAACATCGTGCATATTTTCCAACAGGATTCCATCAATCCCATTATTTTGATAAATTTCAACTTCTGCAAGAGCAATTTTAATTATCTCTGAAATTGATTTTGAATTTTTGGGAGTTCCGGGAAGGGCATGAACATGAATCATACCGATCACAGATTTTTGTTTTTTAAATATTTTTTTGAAAAGTTCCATGAATTAACCCAAACTTTTTCCGCCGATACCAAAGTTTTCGCGTGGAACTTCTTCCAATTTTACATACACATATTTTTTGTCTTTGCCGGTTACTTCATGAACAGCATCGGTAAATTTTTTAATCAGTTCATCCTTTTCTTTTTTTGTTAATTTTCCGGCATTTTCCATTGTTACGATTGGCATTTTTGCTCCTTTCGATAAATTATAATTTTTTTTCTTTTTCTTTATTGATGTGAAACTTTTTTCACGGGAAAAAGCATTGTCCCATTTGGAATAATATAGCTGCGAAAATTTTGTCCATGCTTCTTTTTGATGAATCGAACTGCTTTTTCAAAAGACGCAATAGGCGTAAAATGAACATCTTCTACGAGTTTGTCCGGCATATTGCTCAGCACGAGGATATCCGCTTTCTTCAACAATTTTCCGGTTGCAAAAGCACGATGTCCACCGATCTGAATTTCCGATTTTTTTACTTTGAACAAATCATCCACGCATTTAGCACTTTTGAGAACTTTTTCCATATCGTCCTGCCCGATCCCTTCACCGGATTCCGTAGAAATTACTATTGTCCCACCTTGTTTTAGCATCCCGATTACATTATTCAAAGTCCGCTGCGACTGGTAAAAACTCATATCTTTGGGATATCCACCGGTTGAGGTAAAAATCACATCTGCCAACTCGCTAAATTGAACGGAATTGTAATTTTTATATTCTTCGATTCCTTTCAAAAAAGATTTCTCAATATCTCCGGCTACGCAGTCAATTATTTCTTTTCTGCGATTCAAGACCATATTTAGGGTAAAATCCACTCCAACTTTATGGGCTGCTTCGCTCATTTCCAAATGAATCTTGTTACCCGCGAGTTTGCCTAATCGGGCATACTTATAGATAATATTCGAGTGATTTTCCCGCGTTGTTGAATACCCGCTCACCCCTGGTAAAATTGATTTTCTCCCCCCGCTAAATCCGGCAAAATAATGGGGATTGATGGAACCGACGGTTATCACAAAATCTGCTTCGATAACTTTCCGGTTTATAAGAAGCCGGTTTCCGCTCTTCATTTCGCCCATATCTACAAGATCATCTGCTCGACAATCGTGATTTGAGACTTGATAATTATCCACTACAAAATCTCCGTAATGGAACCGTTTCTCCTGATCAGTCATTTTTCGATGAGTGCCATTTGCAATTATAATTTGAATTGCAAATTGAATTTCGACTGAATTTATCTCTTCTAACAGCGCCTCCAAAAGCAGATTAAATGGACCCGGTCTGGTAATATCACTAACAATTATTACAATTTGTTGTGGATTTTTTTGCAAAAGTAATTTTGTCAAAGGTTTTGCACCAATAGGAGTTCGTAGCTTGCCCTTGATCATTTTATGCGGATTTTGACTGCTCGGAATATTCCGCATCTTTAAAATGTCAATCACATTTTTTTGGGAAACAACTAATTTTTTGGTTTCTTTCCCAAATTTTAAATCTATAGAAATATTTTTGTTCATATTATTCGCCAATCTGCTGATAAATTTTTTAATGGGCTTCCAACCAATTTTTCCCATGCCCAATATCAACTACGATCGGAACGATGTTACGATGATTTTCATTTAAAACGGATTCCATCTCTATTTTTATCATTTCTGTGTATTTTTCTAAAAAATTTTTTCTAATTTCAAAAAGCAATTCGTCGTGAATTTGGATTATCATTTTTATTTCATCAGTTTTATTATGAATTTTATTGTAAATATTACTCATTGCGATTTTTATAATATCCGCAGAAGTTCCCTGAATCGGCATATTTATGGCGGTTCTTTCTGCAAATTTTTGCATATTCTTGTTTCGACTATTAATATATTTCAGAAATCTTTTTCGCCCGAATAGGGTTTGTACATATCCGTTTTTATGAGCGAACTCTTTAGTTTTTTCGAGATATTCTTTTACTTTCGGAAAGTGATTAAAATAATTATCTTTGAATGTTTTTGCTTCTTCTCTGGAAATATTTAAGTCTTGCGAAAGCGAATAAGAGCCCATTCCATACAAAATTCCAAAATTAATCGTTTTTGCTTCTCTTCTTTGATCAGAGGTAACAAAATCAGGTGGAATGTCAAAAATCAAAGATGCGGTTTGTGCGTGAACATCTCCACCGGTTTGGAAGGTCTTGATAAGATTTTTATCCTCGGACATTAATGCCATAATTCGCAGTTCGATCTGGGAATAATCTGCAGCAAGAATGGTAAAATCTTCGCTTTGGGCAATAAATCCTTCCCTTATTCCCCTGCCTATTTCTGTCCGAATCGGAATATTTTGCAAATTGGGATTAGAACTGGAAAGACGACCAGTAGCCGTAACCGTTTGGTTAAAAGACGAATGGATTCTATGAGTTCCGCGATTGATGAGCTTGGGAAAAGCATCTGCGTAAGTAGATTTTAATTTTGCTAATTTTCTGTAATCTATCATCAGAGAAGCAATATCGTGATCTTTGCTGAGTTTTTCTAAAACGTCAATATTAGTCGATTTTCCTGTTTTTGTTCGTTTTATCACAGGTAGATTCATTTTGTCAAAAAGAATGTAGGAAAGTTGGGCAGGAGAATTTATGTTGAATTCTTCTCCGGAAAGTTCAAATATTTTTTTCTTCAAATCTGCCAGTTTTTCGCCAAGATTCTGCGAAAGATGCTTGAACATTTTCACATCCACAAAAACACCGTTGCGTTCCATACTCGCAAGAACCTTGACCAACGGCATTTCAATTTGTTTAAAAAGTTCAAATAAGCCTTGATTTTCCAATTTTTCCGCAAGTATTTCCCACAATTGATAAGTGATATTTGCATCTTCGGCTGCGTAAGTGAGAGCTGCTTCAATTGCAGTTTGGGTAAAATTGAGCTGCTTCTTTCCCTTTCCGATAAGGGCAGAAATCGGAATCATTTTATGCTCTAAATATTTCAAACTAACTGCATCGAGATTATGCCGATGTTCATCTGGAGAAAGAAGATAAGCAGCGATCATTGTGTCAAATCCAAGGTTAGCAATTTCGATTCCTTCGTTCTGAAAAATCATATAATCGAATTTGATGTTATGTCCGATAAAAAATTTATTTTTGTTCTCAAGTAACGGTTTTAAAGAAGAAAGAACATAATTTAAATCCAACTGAAGACCATAATCATGCCGAAGCGGGATATAATACGCGACTTTGGGTTCATAGCAAAAGGAAATGCCTACGATTTTTCCATCAATTTTATTTAAAGAATTTGTTTCCAGATCAACCGCAATATTTTTTTGCTTATGTA
Proteins encoded in this window:
- a CDS encoding BtpA/SgcQ family protein gives rise to the protein MELFKKIFKKQKSVIGMIHVHALPGTPKNSKSISEIIKIALAEVEIYQNNGIDGILLENMHDVPYLNRNVGPEITAAMAVIALRVKQITNLPCGIQILAGANREAVAVAKAANLDFIRAEGFVFSHIADEGFMDGCAGDLIRYRKKIGAENIAIFTDIKKKHSSHAITSDVDLAEMAIAAEFSLSDGIIVTGRSTSLPASVGDLKQVTSAMHRSYFSHLPIIIGSGITDENIEKYWELADCFIVGSYFKKDGFWENAVSEKRVKQFAESIQRLREK
- a CDS encoding 4-oxalocrotonate tautomerase family protein, which codes for MPIVTMENAGKLTKKEKDELIKKFTDAVHEVTGKDKKYVYVKLEEVPRENFGIGGKSLG
- the larA gene encoding nickel-dependent lactate racemase, whose amino-acid sequence is MNKNISIDLKFGKETKKLVVSQKNVIDILKMRNIPSSQNPHKMIKGKLRTPIGAKPLTKLLLQKNPQQIVIIVSDITRPGPFNLLLEALLEEINSVEIQFAIQIIIANGTHRKMTDQEKRFHYGDFVVDNYQVSNHDCRADDLVDMGEMKSGNRLLINRKVIEADFVITVGSINPHYFAGFSGGRKSILPGVSGYSTTRENHSNIIYKYARLGKLAGNKIHLEMSEAAHKVGVDFTLNMVLNRRKEIIDCVAGDIEKSFLKGIEEYKNYNSVQFSELADVIFTSTGGYPKDMSFYQSQRTLNNVIGMLKQGGTIVISTESGEGIGQDDMEKVLKSAKCVDDLFKVKKSEIQIGGHRAFATGKLLKKADILVLSNMPDKLVEDVHFTPIASFEKAVRFIKKKHGQNFRSYIIPNGTMLFPVKKVSHQ
- the polA gene encoding DNA polymerase I is translated as MKEKILLLDGSAVIYRSYFAFKNNPLINSRGENTSAIFGFMNTLVSIKKKFDPKYFAVIQDEKAPTFRHKQYPEYKATRDKMPEDLVSQLAPLQELLKAAKVPFFSQAGFEADDIIGTIVSRFSEKFDILILSSDKDLYQLVNDNVQIYRLSKKIFVGPKEVKEKFGVPPAHIIDLLGLMGDSSDNVPGVPKIGMKTAAKLINEFGNIENIIQNSDKITKNSIRKSLQENSDLGTLSKKLVTLDIDVPISISEDEMKFGELFTPELEKFCKRYELNAFSKHFEKKSVEKSEEVSAEIVSEYKLIAKKEDFENLLEELHKQKNIAVDLETNSLNKIDGKIVGISFCYEPKVAYYIPLRHDYGLQLDLNYVLSSLKPLLENKNKFFIGHNIKFDYMIFQNEGIEIANLGFDTMIAAYLLSPDEHRHNLDAVSLKYLEHKMIPISALIGKGKKQLNFTQTAIEAALTYAAEDANITYQLWEILAEKLENQGLFELFKQIEMPLVKVLASMERNGVFVDVKMFKHLSQNLGEKLADLKKKIFELSGEEFNINSPAQLSYILFDKMNLPVIKRTKTGKSTNIDVLEKLSKDHDIASLMIDYRKLAKLKSTYADAFPKLINRGTHRIHSSFNQTVTATGRLSSSNPNLQNIPIRTEIGRGIREGFIAQSEDFTILAADYSQIELRIMALMSEDKNLIKTFQTGGDVHAQTASLIFDIPPDFVTSDQRREAKTINFGILYGMGSYSLSQDLNISREEAKTFKDNYFNHFPKVKEYLEKTKEFAHKNGYVQTLFGRKRFLKYINSRNKNMQKFAERTAINMPIQGTSADIIKIAMSNIYNKIHNKTDEIKMIIQIHDELLFEIRKNFLEKYTEMIKIEMESVLNENHRNIVPIVVDIGHGKNWLEAH